From the genome of Pseudomonas hamedanensis:
GCGTTTCAGATCAGCTTGATATCGTTCTAGGGGCGTCATAATTCGTTAGCAAGGCAACAAAAACGGGCCGTCACTGTAGCGACGGCCTGTGGGAATGGCAATCGGCCCTTGGTCGGGTCGTGCCGCCGTTTAGTCCTGAGCCGGGGTCAGGGCGATGCGCAGCGCCTCGATGGCGGCGTCACGCGCGTCAGCGTCGGCAAAAACCGGGCTGTCGCCGATGCACTCGCCTTCCAGCCAGACACTGAAATTCAGGCCTTCGCTGCGTACGTCCAAAGGTTGCCCGGATTGCAGTTGCTTGGTCGCCTGCCCGGCAGTTTTACCGTCGGCGAAGTTGCGCGACAGCAGCAGTTGCTCGCCATCGGCCGCCAGCAGACGGAAACGGAAGCTGCCATCGTCTTCACGGAAGCTGACGAAACGTGCGGCTTTCGCGGCTTTCTTTTTGGTGGTCGCGGCGACCTGCACCTGATTGACGAAAGAACGCAGGCCAACGGCTTCGCGCAGTTCGTTGAGAAATGGCGTCGCCACGGCGCGGGCCTTTTTCGCACCGTGTTGCAGGATATCTTCCAGATCCGCCGGACGTTCGATCAACTGGTGATACTTCTCGCGAGCCTCGCCCAATTGGTTATCGAGCAACTGGAACAGGCGATTCTTTGCCTCGCCCCAGCCCAGACCGCCGAGCAGTTCGCTGCGGAACTCGTCGGACTGCGCCGCAGTGGCGAAGGCCTGGAACAGAGTGAACAGGTGCGAGTTATCCGGATCTTTCGCTTCGCCCGGAGCCTTGGAGTCGGTGACGATCCGCGAGATCGCGTCCTTCATTTCCTTGGCACTGGAGAACAACGGGATGGTGTTGTCGTAGCTCTTGGACATCTTGCGACCGTCAAGGCCTGGCAAGGTCGCCACGCTTTCCTCGATCAGCGCTTCGGGCATGGTGAAGAACTCCTTGCCCTGGCCGAACAGATGGTTGAAGCGCTGGCCAATGTCACGCGCCATCTCGACGTGCTGAATCTGATCGCGACCAACCGGTACCTTGTGCGCGTTGAACATCAGGATGTCCGCCGCCATCAGCACCGGGTAGCTGTAAAGGCCCATGGTGATACCGGCATCCGGGTCTTCACCGGTTTCAACGTTCTTGTCCACCGAGGCCTTGTAGGCATGCGCACGATTGAGCAGGCCCTTGGCAGCAACGCAGGTCAGCAGCCAGGTCAGCTCGGGGATTTCCGGGATATCCGACTGGCGGTAGAACGTCACGCGGTCGACATCCAGGCCACCGGCCAGCCAGGTCGCGGCGATTTCCAGACGCGAGCGCTGGATGCGCAGCGGGTCATCGCACTTGATCAGGGCGTGGTAGTCGGCCAGGAAGTAGAACGAGTCGGCATTGCTGTCGCGGCTGGCGAGAATCGCCGGGCGGATGGCGCCGGCGTAGTTGCCCAAATGCGGCGTGCCGGTGGTGGTTATGCCGGTGAGAATGCGGGTACGGTTGGTCATGGGTAATCGCTTGTCAGACTGCAATCAATTCGAGAGACGCGGCAGCAGCAGATCCTTGAGATCAGTCAGCTTGCCGTGAAAAAAGTGTCCGCATTCTGCCACTTTCAGCAGCTCATGGGGGCGCTGGAGTTTTTCCGACCAGTCATAGACCAACTGCGGATCGATGACTTCGTCGGTTTCCGGCTGGATCACCGTCAACTCGCCGTGCTGCGGCAGCTGATCCTGCTCGCCCAGTCGCATCACCGCCGGGGCGACCATGAACAAGTGCTCAAGCTGCACGCCTTGCGCTTCGAGACGGCCGCCGAGACTTGCTGCAACAAATCCGCCGAAGGAAAAACCGAACAGGGTCAGCGGCAAGTCGGGGTGTTTTTCCCGCAGCCAGGCAGCGGCGGCCTGGGCGTCGTCGACTTCACCGCTGCCCATGTCGTGCGTACCTTCGCTGGCGCCGACGCCGCGATAGTTGAAGCGCAAGGTGATCAGGCCTGTATCACGCGCGGTGCGCTGAAGGGTCGAGACGACCTTGTTGAGCATGGTGCCGCCTTGCACCGGGTTCGGATGGCAGATCAGCGCGATGCCGCGTGGCTGCTCAGTCTCCAGGTACAAAGCCTCGATTTGCCCGACTGGGCCGTCAATTACTACAGGGGTTTCACGCATCAGCAAGGGAGGAACTCCGTGACCTCGAATCGGGTCGACTCGTCTAGCAAATTGTCTGTGCCAATCTATTGCGAGTGAATCGCGGTATACAGCGCAGGTTCGAGCCGTTAACGTAAAGCAAAGCCGTTTATAGAGGAAGGACTCGTGGAACACTCGCTCTTAGTTTGGTTGTTACCGACTCTTGCCCTGGTTGTGGGTGTCGCCATTGGATTCCTGATCGCGCGCGTTGCGCCGAACGCCGCACCGAGCCGTACGCAGCGTCAACTGGATGATATCCAGGAGCGTTTCGACAGTTATCAAAACGAGGTGGTCACCCACTTCAACAGCACGGCGATGCTGGTCAAGAAGCTGACCCAGAGTTATCAGGAAGTGCAGGATCATCTCGCCGAGGGCGCCAACCGTCTGGCCCTGGACGAGCAGACCCGCCAGCGCCTCATCGCCGCCCTGCACGCCGACGCCGCGCAGGCACCGCGCGAACGCCTGACGCCACCGCGCGATCAGGAACCTCCGCGTGATTATGCGCCGAAGAGCCCGAACTCGCCGGGCATGCTCGATGAGCATTACGGTTTGAAGAAGTAGTCAGCCTTCGCTGATAAAAAAGCCCCCGGACAAGTGTGTTGTCAGGGGGCTTTTTTGTGCCTGGTTCTTCGGTGCCTGTCAGGCCCTCATCGCGAGCAGGCTCACTCCTACAGTTTGAAATAGCATTCCCCTGTAGGAGTGAGCCTGCTCGCGATAGGCCGGCAGCGACACCACAAAAAAAATGCCCGATCACAGGACCGGGCATTTCTTCATTCCAGCAGGTCAGTTACGGATACTGCTGAACCGTGCCCGGCTGTTGCTGTTGACCACCATATTGCTGGCCCGGAATCGCCTTCAGGTTGACCTCGACCCGGCGGTTCTGCGCGCGGCCATTGACGTCACCGTTGCTGGCAATCGGATTATCCGGACCGGCACCACGGGCCGACAGGTTGGCACCGCTGACGCCTTGCGAGGTCAGGTAGGTCGCCACGCTCTGTGCCCGACGCTGGGACAGATCCATGTTGTGCTGGCGGCTGCCGGTGCTGTCGGTGTAGCCGACGATTTCGATCTGGTTCTGGTTGAACTCTTTCAGCGAGTTGGCCAGGTTGTTCAGGGGCTGATAGAAGCTCGAAGCGATGTTTGCCGAATCGGTGGCGAAGGTAATGTTGCCCGGCATGATCAGCTTGATCTGATCGCCCTGACGCTGCACTTCAACACCGGTGTTGGCCATGCTCGCGCGCAGCTTCTTTTCCTGCTGGTCGGCGTAATAGCCGTAACCGGCAGCGGAGGCACCGACGACAGCCGCACCGATCAGGGCGCCCTTGCCACGGTTGTCGTGGCCGATGGCGGCGCCGGCGAGTGCACCGGCCAGCGCACCGAGGCCGCCGTATTTGGCGGTTTTGCTCATGCCTTGCGAGCCACCGTCGGCCTGACCCTGATTGTCATACGGGTTGGGCGAGGCGCAGCCGGACAGCAAGGCCACGGCAGTAGCGACAATAATCAAACGACGCGTGGTGAACATGGAGAGCTCCTGGTTTTTTGCATTCTATGGTGCAGCGGCCACTTGGCTAATGGACCTGCGCGGGCGTTGGATCATGACAACGCGCAAAAATTCCGCGCGACACTCGTGACGAAATTTTTAAGCCCGCACAAACGGGTTTTCGCGCATCTCGTCACCCAGACGCGTATCGGGACCATGTCCGGCCACGACGGTTGCGTCCTCGTCCAGCGTATACAGGCGCTGCTTGATCGAACGCACAATGGTGGCTTGATCGCCGCCCCACAAATCCGTGCGCCCTACCCCGCGACGAAACAGCGTGTCGCCGGCTATCAACAGCTTAGCCTCGGAAAACCAAAAGCTCATGGATCCGGGCGTATGTCCCGGCGTATGAATTGCCACGCCGCAACCGCAGGCCAGTTCTTCATCGTCGCTCAGCCAGCGATCCGGCGACGGCACCGGCGTGTAGGGCACGCCGAACATCTGGCATTGCATCTCGAGGTTGTCCCAGAGGAATTGGTCGTCCTTGTGCAAATGCAGGGTCGCGCCGGTTTTCTCCTTCATCTGCCCGGAGGCGAGGAAGTGATCAAGATGCGCGTGCGTGTGAATGATGCTGACGACCTTCAGACCATGGGCATCGAGGCGCGCCATGATCAGATCGGGGTTGCCGCCTGGGTCGACGACAATGGCTTTGCTGGTGATCGGGTCGCCGACGATGGTGCAGTTGCACTGCAAAGGGCCGACGGGGAAGGTTTCTCGGATCAAGGCAGGAGCTGGAACGGTCATGGGTTAGTCCTGAATCATTTAAACGAACGGGCATGGCAAGCGCAGAGGCTCGATTCAGGATTCTATGTCACTCGCCGACACAGGGGGCAGGGGTTCGTTTAGCGCAGCCACCAATCGGAAAATACTGGCCAAGTGATGTCACTCGTAACGTTTCTGATGCAAAATCGCGCATTTGTAGCGGTCGCATTCGGGAAGGGCCGCATAGCACTCAGGAAAATCGCATGCCTAGTCCAACCGGTATCACTTTAAGCCTCTCCTCCAAGCTGACCGGCGTCAACGCACTTGACAGCCTGCTTTCAGGAACCTACTGGGCAGGTGTCAACTGGCCATTCGATGGCCCGACCCAGCTGACTTATAGTTTTATCGAGCCCAACACCTCGTACTTCGCCACCAACTACAGTGCCGATAACGAATACAAAGCCATCTACAAGCTGTCCGACAGCCAGAAAAGCGGCATCATCAATGCCTTGGCCACCTGGAGCGCTGTCGCCAACATCACTTTTACCCAAACAACCGACGATATATCCAACGTCGGCGATCTGCGGTTCGGTGGCTATGCCTTGATGGGTAACGAGGCGGCGGCCTGGGCTTATACCCCTTCGAATGTCCCACGCGGCGGCGATGTGTGGATCGGTGATCCGACTGTCGAGTACGCCACCAGGGGTACTTATGACTACATGACCTTCATTCATGAAATCGGTCATGCGTTGGGCCTCAAGCACCCATTCTCCGGCAATGGCGTTAACCCGACGATCCTGACCCCGGCACTGGACGACGTCCAGTTCACGGTCATGAGCTACAACAACAACTACGCCTATCAACCGATGACGCCGATGGTGCTGGACATCCTCGCCATACAGGCGTTGTACGGCGCCAATATGAGTTGGCAAACCGGCGACAACGTCTACAAATGGAAAGCTTACGAACCCGTCTTCGAAACCATCTGGGACGCCGGCGGCAACGACACCATCGATGCCAGCTCGCAGGCGGCTCAGGTCGATATCAACCTCAACGAAGGCACCTACAGCACCATCGGGTTGCCCAATCTCTACGCTGGCTCTGTCTTCAACAGCGGCCTGGGTATTGCCTACGGCGCCGAGATTGAAAATGCCATCGGCTCGAATTTCAACGACACGCTGCGTGGCAACGATCTGGACAACGTCCTCGACGGTGGTACGGGTGTGGACACGATGTATGGCGGTGCCGGCAACGACACCTACTACGTCGACAACCGCGATGACCGGATCTATGAAACAGGTACGTCGGCGGGCGAAGTTGACGCGGTGTTTGCCACGACCAGTTATAGCCTGTACATCAACACCAACGTGGAAAACCTCACGCTGCTGACCAATGCCGATCTCAATGGCTACGGCAACGACGGGAAAAACGTGATTACCGGTAATGCCGGGAATAATCTGCTCGACGGATATGGTGGCGCCGACACGCTGATTGGCGGTACCGGCAACGACATTTACGGGGTCGACAACGCTGGCGACGTCATTCTGGAAACCAGCACCCTCGCCAGCGAGATCGACACTGTTCGCGCCTCGGTAAGCTGGGGCTTGGGTAACAATCTGGAAAACCTCGAACTCACTGGCAGCGGTAACGTCAATGCGACAGGCAATAACCAGAACAACATCCTGACCGGTAACGCCGGCGATAACGTGCTCGATGGCCTCGGGGGCCTCGACACCTTGATCGGCGGTGCCGGCAACGACGCTTATGTGATTGAACAGGCCGCCGAGCTCGACCTCGCCAAAGAGAATGCGAACGAAGGCAACGACACGCTGATCCTCAACTACAGCGTGCAAACCAACACCCTGATCAATCTCGACAGCACTGCGCTGGGCAACTTTGAAAACGTCACCGTGAACGGGTCCGGAGCGTTCGATGTTCAGGGCAACGCGCGGGACAACGTTCTGACCGGGAACGCTTTCGCCAACACCCTGACCGGTGGGGCTGGTAATGACACCTACGTTATCAATGGCCTGGAAGATACGCTGGTTGAACGGGCCAACGAAGGTCGCGACCAGGTACGCACTTATGTCACCTATTCGCTGGGTGCCAACCTGGAAGACGGGCAACTGCTGGGTGATGCTGCCATCAACCTGAGCGGCAACGAGCTCAACAACATCCTGACAGGCAACACCGGCGCCAACATCCTCGACGGCGGGCTGGGTGCCGACACCCTGATCGGTGGCGCTGGCAATGACATCTACATGGTAGATAACGCCGCTGATGTCGTGGTTGAGGGCTGGACCAATGATTACGATCAGGTCTATTCATCGACCAACTTTACCCTGAACGTTAATCTCGAAGCCCTTTTCCTGATGGGCTCCGGCGACCTCAACGGTACGGGCAACTCCAGTGAAAACCGCATTACCGGCAATATCGGCAACAACGTGCTTGATGGTGGTTATGGCGCGGACACGCTGATCGGTGGCCTGGGCAATGACACTTATGTGGTCGACAATGCCAGCGATCAGATCGTGGAGTGGGCCAACGAGGGCTACGATGTCGTCCGGTCTTCGGTGAGCTACGCACTCGGCGCCAACATCGAGGATGCTTCGCTGCTGGGCAACGCCGCGATCAACCTCGAAGGCAACGAACTCAACAACGTCCTCACCGGCAACAGCGGCGACAACACCCTCAATGGCGGCATCGGTGCCGATACCATGAGCGGTGGCGCCGGCGTCGATACCTACTACGTCGATAACGTCGGCGACGTGATCATCGAAACCGATGCCTCGCCAACCGCTTACGACCGCGTCTTCTCCTCCATCGACTACACCCTCGGCGGCAACGTCGAGAACCTGCTGTTCGTCGGCACCGCCAACCTGCGCGGCATCGGCAGCGCCGTCGCTAACCGCATGACCGGCAACGCCGGCGACAACTACCTCGACGGCGGCCTCGGTGCCGACACCCTGATGGGTGGGCTGGGCAACGACACTTACGTGGTCGACAACGTCGGCGACACCGTCAGCGAAACCAGCACTCTGGCCAGCGAAATCGACAGCGTCTGGTCATCGGTCGACTGGACGCTGGCTGCCAATCTGGAAAACCTGTTTCTGGCTGGCACCGCCAACCTCAACGGCACCGGCAACGAACTGAACAACAGCTTGGCCGGCAACAGTGGCAACAACGTCCTCGACGGCGGCACCGGCAATGACACCCTCAATGGCGGGCTGGGTGCCGACACGTTGCTCGGCGGTGCCGGCTATGACACTTACATCGTCGACAACGCCGCAGACATCATCAGTGAAAATGGCGCTCTGGCCTACGAAATCGACACGGTCTGGTCGTCGGTCGACTGGACTCTGGGCACCAACCTGGAATACCTGTTTCTCGCCGGCAACGCCAACCTCAACGGCACTGGCAACAGCCTGAACAACCTGCTCACGGGCAACAGCGGCAATAACGTTCTCGACGGTGGTCTGGGCGCTGACGCCCTGGCCGGCGGTGCCGGCAATGACACCTACATTGTCGACAACCTGGGCGACAGCATCAGCGAAACCAGCAACCTGGCTGGCGAGATCGACACCGTGCGCGCCTCGGTGGACTGGACCCTGAGCGCCAACCTGGAAAACCTTGTCCTGACCGGCAATGCCATCAACGGCACCGGCAACGAGCTCGACAACGTCCTCACCGGCAACAGCGGCGACAACACCCTCAATGGCGGCATCGGTGCCGATACCATGAGCGGTGGCGCCGGCGTCGATACCTACTACGTCGATAACGTCGGCGACGTGATCATCGAAACCGATGCCTCGCCAACCGCTTACGACCGCGTCTTCTCCTCCATCGACTACACCCTCGGCGGCAACGTCGAGAACCTGCTGTTCGTCGGCACCGCCAACCTGCGCGGCATCGGCAGCGCCGTCGCTAACCGCATGACCGGCAACGCCGGCGACAACTACCTCGACGGCGGCCTCGGTGCCGATACCCTGATGGGTGGGCTGGGCAACGACACCTATGTGGTCGACAACGCCGCCGATGTCATCAGTGAAAACGGCGCTCTGACCTACGAGATAGACACGGTCTGGTCATCGGTCGACTGGACGCTGGGCACCAACCTGGAATACCTGTTCCTCGCCGGCAACGCCAACCTCAACGGCACTGGCAACAGCCTGAACAACCTGCTCACGGGCAACAGCGGCAATAACGTTCTCGACGGTGGTCTGGGCGCTGACGCCCTGGCCGGCGGTGCCGGCAATGACACCTACATTGTCGACAACCTGGGCGACAGCATCAGCGAAACCAGCAACCTGGCTGGCGAGATCGACACCGTGCGCGCCTCGGTGGACTGGACCCTGAGCGCCAACCTGGAAAACCTTGTCCTGACCGGCAATGCCATCAACGGCACCGGCAACGAGCTCGACAACGTCCTCACCGGCAACAGCGGCGACAACACCCTCAATGGCGGCATCGGTGCCGATACCATGAGCGGTGGCGCCGGCGTCGATACCTACTACGTCGATAACGTCGGCGACGTGATCATCGAAACCGATGCCTCGCCAACCGCTTACGACCGCGTCTTCTCCTCCATCGACTACACCCTCGGCGGCAACGTCGAGAACCTGCTGTTCGTCGGCACCGCCAACCTGCGCGGCATCGGCAGCGCCGTCGCTAACCGCATGACCGGCAACGCCGGCGACAACTACCTCGACGGCGGCCTCGGTGCCGA
Proteins encoded in this window:
- a CDS encoding tryptophan--tRNA ligase, which translates into the protein MTNRTRILTGITTTGTPHLGNYAGAIRPAILASRDSNADSFYFLADYHALIKCDDPLRIQRSRLEIAATWLAGGLDVDRVTFYRQSDIPEIPELTWLLTCVAAKGLLNRAHAYKASVDKNVETGEDPDAGITMGLYSYPVLMAADILMFNAHKVPVGRDQIQHVEMARDIGQRFNHLFGQGKEFFTMPEALIEESVATLPGLDGRKMSKSYDNTIPLFSSAKEMKDAISRIVTDSKAPGEAKDPDNSHLFTLFQAFATAAQSDEFRSELLGGLGWGEAKNRLFQLLDNQLGEAREKYHQLIERPADLEDILQHGAKKARAVATPFLNELREAVGLRSFVNQVQVAATTKKKAAKAARFVSFREDDGSFRFRLLAADGEQLLLSRNFADGKTAGQATKQLQSGQPLDVRSEGLNFSVWLEGECIGDSPVFADADARDAAIEALRIALTPAQD
- a CDS encoding alpha/beta hydrolase is translated as MRETPVVIDGPVGQIEALYLETEQPRGIALICHPNPVQGGTMLNKVVSTLQRTARDTGLITLRFNYRGVGASEGTHDMGSGEVDDAQAAAAWLREKHPDLPLTLFGFSFGGFVAASLGGRLEAQGVQLEHLFMVAPAVMRLGEQDQLPQHGELTVIQPETDEVIDPQLVYDWSEKLQRPHELLKVAECGHFFHGKLTDLKDLLLPRLSN
- a CDS encoding YhcB family protein; translation: MEHSLLVWLLPTLALVVGVAIGFLIARVAPNAAPSRTQRQLDDIQERFDSYQNEVVTHFNSTAMLVKKLTQSYQEVQDHLAEGANRLALDEQTRQRLIAALHADAAQAPRERLTPPRDQEPPRDYAPKSPNSPGMLDEHYGLKK
- a CDS encoding OmpA family protein produces the protein MFTTRRLIIVATAVALLSGCASPNPYDNQGQADGGSQGMSKTAKYGGLGALAGALAGAAIGHDNRGKGALIGAAVVGASAAGYGYYADQQEKKLRASMANTGVEVQRQGDQIKLIMPGNITFATDSANIASSFYQPLNNLANSLKEFNQNQIEIVGYTDSTGSRQHNMDLSQRRAQSVATYLTSQGVSGANLSARGAGPDNPIASNGDVNGRAQNRRVEVNLKAIPGQQYGGQQQQPGTVQQYP
- a CDS encoding MBL fold metallo-hydrolase, whose translation is MTVPAPALIRETFPVGPLQCNCTIVGDPITSKAIVVDPGGNPDLIMARLDAHGLKVVSIIHTHAHLDHFLASGQMKEKTGATLHLHKDDQFLWDNLEMQCQMFGVPYTPVPSPDRWLSDDEELACGCGVAIHTPGHTPGSMSFWFSEAKLLIAGDTLFRRGVGRTDLWGGDQATIVRSIKQRLYTLDEDATVVAGHGPDTRLGDEMRENPFVRA
- a CDS encoding M10 family metallopeptidase C-terminal domain-containing protein; this translates as MPSPTGITLSLSSKLTGVNALDSLLSGTYWAGVNWPFDGPTQLTYSFIEPNTSYFATNYSADNEYKAIYKLSDSQKSGIINALATWSAVANITFTQTTDDISNVGDLRFGGYALMGNEAAAWAYTPSNVPRGGDVWIGDPTVEYATRGTYDYMTFIHEIGHALGLKHPFSGNGVNPTILTPALDDVQFTVMSYNNNYAYQPMTPMVLDILAIQALYGANMSWQTGDNVYKWKAYEPVFETIWDAGGNDTIDASSQAAQVDINLNEGTYSTIGLPNLYAGSVFNSGLGIAYGAEIENAIGSNFNDTLRGNDLDNVLDGGTGVDTMYGGAGNDTYYVDNRDDRIYETGTSAGEVDAVFATTSYSLYINTNVENLTLLTNADLNGYGNDGKNVITGNAGNNLLDGYGGADTLIGGTGNDIYGVDNAGDVILETSTLASEIDTVRASVSWGLGNNLENLELTGSGNVNATGNNQNNILTGNAGDNVLDGLGGLDTLIGGAGNDAYVIEQAAELDLAKENANEGNDTLILNYSVQTNTLINLDSTALGNFENVTVNGSGAFDVQGNARDNVLTGNAFANTLTGGAGNDTYVINGLEDTLVERANEGRDQVRTYVTYSLGANLEDGQLLGDAAINLSGNELNNILTGNTGANILDGGLGADTLIGGAGNDIYMVDNAADVVVEGWTNDYDQVYSSTNFTLNVNLEALFLMGSGDLNGTGNSSENRITGNIGNNVLDGGYGADTLIGGLGNDTYVVDNASDQIVEWANEGYDVVRSSVSYALGANIEDASLLGNAAINLEGNELNNVLTGNSGDNTLNGGIGADTMSGGAGVDTYYVDNVGDVIIETDASPTAYDRVFSSIDYTLGGNVENLLFVGTANLRGIGSAVANRMTGNAGDNYLDGGLGADTLMGGLGNDTYVVDNVGDTVSETSTLASEIDSVWSSVDWTLAANLENLFLAGTANLNGTGNELNNSLAGNSGNNVLDGGTGNDTLNGGLGADTLLGGAGYDTYIVDNAADIISENGALAYEIDTVWSSVDWTLGTNLEYLFLAGNANLNGTGNSLNNLLTGNSGNNVLDGGLGADALAGGAGNDTYIVDNLGDSISETSNLAGEIDTVRASVDWTLSANLENLVLTGNAINGTGNELDNVLTGNSGDNTLNGGIGADTMSGGAGVDTYYVDNVGDVIIETDASPTAYDRVFSSIDYTLGGNVENLLFVGTANLRGIGSAVANRMTGNAGDNYLDGGLGADTLMGGLGNDTYVVDNAADVISENGALTYEIDTVWSSVDWTLGTNLEYLFLAGNANLNGTGNSLNNLLTGNSGNNVLDGGLGADALAGGAGNDTYIVDNLGDSISETSNLAGEIDTVRASVDWTLSANLENLVLTGNAINGTGNELDNVLTGNSGDNTLNGGIGADTMSGGAGVDTYYVDNVGDVIIETDASPTAYDRVFSSIDYTLGGNVENLLFVGTANLRGIGSAVANRMTGNAGDNYLDGGLGADTLMGGLGNDTYVVDNAGDTVSETSALANEIDTVRSSVNWTLGANLENLVLTGSANLAGTGNELNNSLTGNSGNNVLDGGAGNDTLNGGLGADTLLGGAGYDTYIVDNAADIISENGALAYEIDTVWSSVDWTLGTNLEYLFLAGNANLNGTGNSLNNLLTGNSGNNVLDGGLGADALAGGAGNDTYIVDNLGDSISETSNLAGEIDTVRASVDWTLSANLENLVLTGNAINGTGNELDNVLTGNSGDNTLNGGIGADTMSGGAGVDTYYVDNVGDVIIETDASPTAYDRVFSSIDYTLGGNVENLLFVGTANLRGIGSAVANRMTGNAGDNYLDGGLGADTLMGGLGNDTYVVDNAGDTVSETSALANEIDTVRSSVNWTLGANLENLVLTGSANLVGTGNELNNELHGNNGNSTLYGGAGDDNLIGGLGNDIMIGGDGSDRYHVNNIGDQVIETDASPTAIDEVIATIDYALGVNLENLTLTGTADLNGTGNGYNNVITGNSGNNVLDGDLGTDTLIGGLGNDTYIVDNVGDTIVEKSTSPSEIDTVRSSINWILGANLENLVLTGSAIRGTGNDLNNMLTGNSENNTLQGGAGDDILDGGSGSDLLMGGAGSDTYYVDDDFDVVMDMGGEADDVDQVMSSVNYTLGSDLENLTLVGIADLNGTGNEKNNVLTGNDGNNTLNGGDGNDILNGGAGMDTMIGGSGDDTYILDKSIELSRVKEAADSGQDWVVIDFSTENQTSFINLDTPYLKYVENLKINGTGAFTLWGNAFDNKLIGNADDNIMDGGSGDDLLDGGAGADRLVGGPGKDTLIGGTGSDQFAFTHLEHMGLGSSRDVINDFNSLEGDKIDFRMLDANLLQNGINTFSFIGADTFTGAGQLRFVDHILSGNVSGNAGADFEIQLLGVNSFSANDLMA